One stretch of Comamonas testosteroni DNA includes these proteins:
- the ribH gene encoding 6,7-dimethyl-8-ribityllumazine synthase — translation MQNAEKGQGQNLNGAELKIGIVQARFNESITNTLFASCRDELLALGVKTENIDHVTVPGALEVPVALQTLADTDQYDALVALGCIIRGETYHFELVANESGAGVTRLSLDYRLPIANAIITTENMEQAIARQVEKGRDAARVAVEMANLLNSYDDHE, via the coding sequence ATGCAAAACGCAGAAAAAGGCCAAGGCCAGAACCTGAACGGCGCCGAGCTGAAGATCGGCATCGTGCAAGCACGCTTCAACGAAAGCATTACCAACACCCTGTTTGCCTCCTGCCGCGACGAGCTGCTGGCACTGGGTGTGAAGACCGAGAACATCGACCATGTCACCGTCCCCGGCGCACTCGAAGTGCCCGTGGCGCTGCAGACACTGGCCGACACCGATCAGTACGACGCCCTGGTGGCGCTGGGCTGCATCATCCGTGGGGAGACATACCACTTCGAGCTGGTAGCCAACGAATCGGGCGCAGGCGTGACACGTCTGAGCCTGGACTACCGACTGCCGATCGCCAACGCGATCATCACCACAGAAAACATGGAGCAAGCCATTGCCCGCCAGGTCGAAAAGGGCCGCGACGCAGCCCGCGTCGCCGTGGAAATGGCCAATCTGCTCAACTCCTACGACGATCATGAGTGA
- the nusB gene encoding transcription antitermination factor NusB, producing the protein MSEEQSSESGSRRPPQKRTGLTSTGARKAGSKSNRSRAREFALQGLYQHIVGRNAVLDIDRFTRDLAGFHKADVVHYDALLRGCVENEAALDALITPKLDRGLTEISPIEHACMWIGVYEFQNCPDVPWRVVLNECIELAKEFGGTDGHKYVNAVLNGLAPELRATEVAHDRANKSAS; encoded by the coding sequence ATGAGTGAAGAACAATCCAGCGAGTCCGGCTCGCGCCGCCCTCCCCAGAAGCGCACCGGCCTGACCAGCACCGGCGCACGCAAGGCGGGCTCCAAATCCAATCGCAGCCGCGCACGCGAGTTCGCACTGCAAGGCCTGTATCAGCACATCGTGGGCCGCAATGCGGTGCTCGACATCGACCGTTTCACGCGCGATCTGGCCGGCTTTCACAAGGCCGACGTGGTGCACTACGATGCACTGCTGCGCGGCTGCGTGGAAAACGAAGCTGCACTGGATGCACTGATCACGCCCAAGCTCGATCGCGGCCTGACCGAAATCTCGCCTATCGAACATGCCTGCATGTGGATTGGCGTGTATGAATTCCAGAACTGCCCTGACGTACCCTGGCGCGTGGTGCTCAACGAGTGCATCGAGCTGGCCAAGGAATTTGGCGGCACCGACGGCCACAAGTATGTCAACGCCGTGCTCAACGGGCTGGCTCCCGAGCTGCGTGCCACCGAAGTGGCGCATGACCGCGCCAACAAGTCTGCCAGCTGA
- a CDS encoding pyridoxal phosphate-dependent aminotransferase translates to MSVIELSRRAQRIEPFYVMEMAKHAQEVARQSSASGTPMIYLNIGEPDFSAPPLVQEAAERAIRGGRTQYTQAPGLPELRERISAWYASRFGVNVPARRIIITAGASAALQLACLALIDEGDEVLMPDPSYPCNRHFVSAAEGKPVLIPSSAAERFQLSAAKVEAAWGERTRGVMLASPSNPTGTSIAPDELRRIHDVVRAKGGLTIVDEIYLGLSHDEAFGQSALQLGDDIISINSFSKYFNMTGWRLGWMVVPESLVAPIEMLAQHLFICASTVSQYAALACFEPESLAEYERRRAEFKARRDYFIPALESIGLPVPVKPDGAFYAWADCRAAAEKLGVKGSWDFAYALMNQAHLAITPGRDFGQAETANYVRFSTANSMEQLQEAIARMKKLFC, encoded by the coding sequence ATGTCCGTCATCGAGCTTTCCCGTCGCGCCCAACGCATCGAGCCTTTCTACGTCATGGAAATGGCCAAGCACGCGCAGGAAGTGGCCCGCCAGTCCAGCGCCAGCGGCACGCCCATGATCTATCTGAACATCGGCGAACCGGACTTCAGCGCCCCGCCTCTGGTGCAGGAAGCTGCAGAACGCGCCATCCGCGGCGGCCGCACGCAATACACCCAGGCACCGGGCCTGCCCGAGCTGCGCGAGCGCATCAGCGCCTGGTACGCCAGCCGCTTCGGCGTGAACGTACCGGCGCGCCGCATCATCATCACGGCCGGCGCCTCGGCCGCGCTGCAGCTGGCCTGCCTGGCGCTGATCGACGAGGGCGACGAGGTGCTGATGCCCGATCCCAGCTACCCCTGCAACCGGCACTTTGTCTCGGCGGCCGAGGGCAAGCCGGTGCTGATTCCGTCCTCGGCGGCAGAGCGCTTCCAGCTCAGTGCCGCCAAGGTCGAAGCGGCCTGGGGCGAGCGCACGCGCGGCGTGATGCTGGCCTCGCCGTCCAACCCCACGGGCACCTCGATTGCCCCCGACGAGCTGCGTCGCATCCACGACGTCGTGCGCGCCAAAGGCGGACTGACCATCGTCGACGAAATCTATCTGGGCCTGTCGCATGACGAAGCCTTCGGCCAATCGGCACTCCAGCTGGGCGATGACATCATCTCCATCAACAGCTTCAGCAAATACTTCAATATGACGGGCTGGCGCCTGGGCTGGATGGTGGTGCCCGAGTCCCTGGTCGCGCCCATCGAGATGCTGGCCCAGCATCTGTTCATCTGCGCCAGCACCGTGTCGCAATACGCGGCCCTGGCCTGCTTCGAGCCCGAAAGCCTTGCCGAATACGAACGCCGCCGCGCCGAGTTCAAGGCCCGCCGCGACTACTTCATCCCGGCTCTCGAATCGATAGGCCTGCCCGTGCCCGTCAAGCCCGATGGTGCGTTCTACGCCTGGGCTGACTGCCGCGCTGCCGCCGAAAAGCTCGGCGTGAAGGGCAGCTGGGACTTTGCCTATGCGCTGATGAACCAGGCACACCTGGCCATCACCCCCGGCCGCGACTTCGGTCAGGCCGAGACGGCGAACTATGTGCGCTTTTCCACCGCCAACTCCATGGAGCAGTTGCAGGAAGCCATTGCTCGCATGAAAAAGCTCTTCTGCTGA
- the ybgC gene encoding tol-pal system-associated acyl-CoA thioesterase translates to MQAAAAGVFTFPLRVYWEDTDAGGVVFYANYLKFFERARTEWLRSLGIAQQKLREQTGGIFVVTSAQLEYLHPARLDDQLFVTASLKSAGRASLTIEQQALLVHSNSQAQEPTPLCTGSIRIGWVDGKTMRPARIPNHILEQLS, encoded by the coding sequence ATGCAAGCCGCCGCAGCCGGGGTGTTCACATTCCCGCTGCGCGTTTACTGGGAAGACACCGATGCCGGCGGCGTCGTGTTCTATGCCAACTATCTGAAGTTCTTCGAGCGCGCCCGCACCGAGTGGTTGCGCTCGCTGGGCATCGCCCAGCAAAAGCTGCGGGAACAAACCGGCGGCATCTTTGTCGTAACGTCTGCGCAGCTTGAATATCTGCACCCGGCGCGACTCGATGACCAACTCTTTGTTACCGCTAGCTTGAAAAGTGCCGGCCGCGCTTCGCTCACAATCGAGCAGCAGGCGCTGCTGGTCCATTCCAACAGTCAAGCCCAAGAGCCCACGCCACTGTGCACGGGCTCCATCCGAATTGGGTGGGTGGATGGCAAGACCATGCGCCCCGCGAGAATTCCGAACCATATCCTGGAGCAACTTTCATGA
- the tolQ gene encoding protein TolQ yields MNSQDMSILSLIMQASWVVQLVMLILVIASIASWATIFRKAQTLKRVRSLNDSFEQDFWSGTSLNDLYASAAQNAKTGGPMERIFASGMREYQKLRERRIGDVATLMDGTRRAMRASFQRELDEIESGLSFLGTVASVSPYVGLFGTVWGVMHAFTGFANMEQITLATVAPGIAEALVATAMGLFAAIPAVTAYNRYAHHIDRIASQEETFIEEFSNILQRNVGSTASGSASGH; encoded by the coding sequence ATGAACTCCCAAGACATGTCCATCCTCAGCCTCATCATGCAGGCCAGCTGGGTGGTGCAACTGGTCATGCTGATCCTGGTGATCGCATCCATAGCGAGCTGGGCCACCATTTTTCGCAAGGCCCAGACCTTGAAGCGCGTGCGCTCGCTCAACGACAGCTTCGAGCAGGACTTCTGGTCGGGCACCAGCCTTAACGACCTCTATGCCTCTGCCGCGCAGAACGCCAAGACCGGCGGCCCCATGGAGCGCATCTTTGCCAGCGGCATGCGTGAATACCAGAAGCTGCGCGAGCGCCGCATCGGCGACGTCGCCACTCTGATGGACGGCACGCGCCGAGCCATGCGCGCGAGCTTTCAGCGCGAACTCGACGAGATCGAATCCGGCCTGTCCTTTCTGGGCACCGTGGCCTCGGTCTCGCCCTACGTCGGCCTGTTCGGCACCGTATGGGGTGTGATGCACGCCTTCACCGGCTTTGCCAACATGGAGCAGATCACGCTGGCCACCGTGGCCCCGGGCATTGCCGAAGCCCTGGTGGCCACTGCCATGGGTCTGTTTGCAGCCATCCCCGCCGTGACGGCCTATAACCGCTACGCCCATCACATCGACCGCATCGCCAGCCAGGAAGAAACCTTCATCGAAGAGTTCTCCAATATCTTGCAGCGCAATGTCGGCTCCACCGCCAGCGGCTCCGCCTCCGGCCATTGA
- a CDS encoding biopolymer transporter ExbD — translation MPAMSSRGRNRRTVNEINMVPFIDVMLVLLIIFMVTAPMLTPGSINVPSAGKSSRPPTKNIAYVLLDKDGSIQFKNGSNTQTIKPGDLMGLAQSWQQGQGEDSAIQIIADKGLPFDDVMKAHTTLSKAGVKRIAFGVVSSSSN, via the coding sequence ATGCCAGCCATGAGTTCACGCGGTCGCAATCGCCGCACCGTCAATGAAATCAATATGGTGCCCTTCATCGACGTGATGCTGGTGCTGCTCATCATCTTCATGGTGACGGCCCCCATGCTCACGCCCGGCTCCATCAATGTACCCAGCGCCGGCAAGTCCTCGCGCCCGCCGACCAAGAACATTGCCTATGTGCTGCTCGACAAGGACGGCAGCATCCAGTTCAAGAACGGCAGCAATACCCAGACCATCAAGCCTGGCGACCTCATGGGCCTGGCCCAGTCCTGGCAGCAAGGCCAGGGCGAGGACAGCGCCATCCAGATCATCGCCGACAAGGGTCTGCCCTTCGATGACGTCATGAAGGCGCATACCACGCTGTCCAAGGCTGGCGTCAAGCGCATAGCCTTCGGCGTTGTTTCCTCTTCCAGCAACTGA
- the tolA gene encoding cell envelope integrity protein TolA, with amino-acid sequence MPNQQDRDQFAPPRPKGRARSWSLALAAHGLLIAALLWTVRPPKEAEEAMVEAEVWSSSAPASAAAVTPPPPAPEPTPEPAPAPEPPPPPPEPVAAPLPPPAPAPKAQAHDDDHEAEIALAKKKKQEQLKKEKAEQEAREQREKERKEKERKEKAEKDKAEKEKAEKAQLEKQKAEKAEKAEKERKEKLEHEKKEKAEKAAKDKAEKEKAEKAEKEKAEKAAKDKAAREKAEKDKAEKEKAAREAKEKAAKDARDAKAADDRRKAELARLQGLAGGSGSAGGSGGSDHSGAGGSRTGGTGSSASGGPSAGYGAKVAARVKPNIVYPDAVSGNPRAEVRVRTAPDGTITSATISKSSGNAAWDEAVVRALHKTDKLPRDIDGKVPSDLVIGFRPQD; translated from the coding sequence ATGCCTAACCAGCAAGATCGCGATCAGTTTGCCCCGCCCCGCCCCAAAGGCCGGGCGCGCTCATGGTCGCTCGCCCTGGCCGCGCACGGGTTGCTGATCGCGGCCCTGCTGTGGACGGTGCGCCCCCCCAAGGAAGCCGAAGAAGCCATGGTCGAAGCCGAGGTCTGGAGCAGCTCCGCCCCGGCTTCCGCAGCCGCCGTGACACCACCGCCTCCCGCTCCGGAGCCCACGCCGGAGCCAGCCCCGGCTCCCGAGCCGCCACCTCCTCCGCCGGAGCCCGTGGCTGCACCGCTGCCTCCTCCTGCGCCGGCCCCCAAGGCTCAGGCCCATGACGATGATCATGAGGCCGAGATTGCCCTGGCCAAAAAGAAAAAGCAGGAGCAGCTGAAGAAGGAAAAGGCCGAGCAGGAAGCCCGCGAACAGCGCGAAAAAGAGCGCAAGGAAAAAGAGCGCAAGGAAAAAGCCGAGAAGGACAAGGCCGAAAAGGAAAAGGCTGAAAAGGCGCAGCTGGAAAAGCAAAAGGCCGAGAAGGCTGAAAAAGCGGAAAAGGAACGCAAGGAAAAGCTCGAGCACGAGAAAAAGGAAAAGGCCGAAAAGGCGGCCAAGGACAAGGCCGAGAAGGAAAAAGCGGAAAAGGCTGAGAAAGAGAAAGCTGAAAAAGCCGCCAAGGACAAGGCTGCCAGGGAAAAAGCCGAGAAGGACAAGGCTGAAAAGGAAAAAGCGGCCAGGGAAGCCAAGGAGAAGGCTGCCAAGGACGCCAGGGATGCCAAGGCAGCCGATGATCGCCGCAAGGCTGAGCTGGCACGCCTGCAAGGGCTGGCCGGCGGCTCCGGCAGTGCTGGCGGCAGCGGTGGCAGCGATCACAGCGGCGCTGGCGGCAGTCGCACCGGCGGTACGGGCAGCAGTGCCAGCGGCGGCCCATCGGCCGGCTACGGTGCCAAGGTGGCCGCACGCGTCAAGCCCAACATCGTCTACCCCGATGCGGTCAGCGGCAATCCGCGTGCCGAGGTTCGCGTGCGCACGGCACCGGACGGCACCATCACCAGTGCCACGATCTCCAAGTCCAGCGGCAACGCGGCCTGGGATGAGGCCGTGGTCCGCGCCCTGCACAAGACCGACAAGCTGCCGCGCGATATCGACGGCAAGGTACCGTCGGATCTGGTCATCGGCTTCAGGCCTCAGGACTGA
- a CDS encoding RNA ligase RtcB family protein, with protein sequence MGNSFSDTYVKVFANRSVWIEDAAIQQLHTTAANLDGIRAAVGLPDLHPGRGYPVGAAFFSTGRFYPALVGGDIGCGMSLYATELAVHKTSATRLEKAVGNIDGPLPQELLETVDMEQLQQIAQTSGVADLACLLQNLGTIGGGNHFAELQQIETLYEEGALDKKRVHLMVHSGSRGLGGSILREHLQRFSHDGLAAGSEAARQYLLQHDAAIDYARLNRRSIAQRLLRAIRTQAEAVLDITHNHVLPHHWQGQDGFLHRKGATPADRGLVVIPGSRGDYSYLVRPIAGRHEALDSLAHGAGRKWARTDCMGRLRPRFTLDELLRTRFGSAVVCADRELVYEEAPQAYKDVDSVVASLQQAGLVELVARLRPLLTYKKGALQCC encoded by the coding sequence ATGGGCAATTCTTTTTCGGACACCTATGTCAAGGTGTTCGCCAACCGCAGCGTCTGGATCGAGGACGCTGCCATCCAGCAACTTCACACCACAGCCGCCAATCTGGACGGCATCCGCGCCGCCGTGGGTCTTCCCGACCTGCATCCGGGCCGGGGCTATCCCGTGGGCGCGGCCTTCTTCTCGACAGGACGCTTCTACCCGGCCCTGGTCGGCGGCGACATAGGCTGCGGCATGTCCCTGTACGCAACCGAGCTGGCCGTGCACAAGACCTCGGCCACCAGGCTCGAAAAAGCCGTGGGAAATATCGACGGCCCTCTGCCTCAGGAGCTGCTGGAGACCGTGGACATGGAGCAGCTGCAGCAGATCGCGCAGACCAGCGGCGTCGCCGATCTGGCCTGTCTGCTGCAGAATCTGGGCACCATCGGAGGCGGCAACCACTTTGCCGAACTGCAGCAGATCGAGACCCTCTACGAGGAAGGCGCGCTCGACAAAAAGCGCGTGCACCTCATGGTGCACAGCGGCTCGCGCGGCCTTGGCGGCTCCATACTGCGCGAGCATTTACAGCGCTTCAGCCACGACGGCCTGGCCGCCGGCAGCGAAGCCGCAAGGCAATACCTGCTGCAGCACGATGCAGCCATTGACTATGCGCGGCTCAACCGCCGCAGCATCGCCCAGCGCCTGCTGCGCGCGATCCGCACCCAGGCAGAAGCCGTGCTCGACATCACGCACAACCATGTGCTGCCCCACCACTGGCAGGGCCAGGACGGCTTTCTGCACCGCAAGGGCGCCACGCCGGCAGACCGGGGGCTGGTCGTCATTCCAGGCTCGCGCGGCGACTACAGCTATCTGGTGCGGCCCATCGCCGGCCGGCACGAGGCCCTGGATTCGCTGGCACACGGCGCCGGCCGCAAATGGGCGCGCACGGACTGCATGGGCCGGCTGCGGCCGCGCTTCACGCTGGACGAGCTGCTGCGCACGCGCTTCGGCAGCGCCGTGGTCTGCGCCGACCGCGAGCTGGTCTACGAGGAGGCTCCCCAGGCCTACAAGGACGTGGACTCCGTGGTCGCCAGCCTGCAGCAAGCCGGCCTGGTGGAGCTGGTCGCGCGCCTCAGGCCCCTGCTGACCTACAAGAAGGGAGCCCTGCAATGCTGCTGA
- the prfH gene encoding peptide chain release factor H, producing MLLMQLSSAHGPAECEYALQLTLRKLLQACAAEDLAVEVLEEFRTPAGYRSVLLRCERETPALREWQGTIQWIFASPFRPRHPRKNWFVAVQRCEPPRQLAMDGEIQFQACKASGKGGQHVNTTDSAVHALHVPSGIAVKVMSERSQHANKRLARELLAIKLAQHNARSQGQAQRLRSQQHWEVERGQAVKVFRL from the coding sequence ATGCTGCTGATGCAACTGAGCTCGGCCCACGGCCCCGCCGAATGCGAGTACGCACTGCAGCTGACCCTGCGCAAGCTGCTGCAGGCCTGCGCCGCCGAGGACCTGGCCGTCGAGGTGCTGGAGGAGTTCCGCACCCCGGCCGGCTACAGGTCGGTGCTGCTGCGCTGCGAGCGCGAGACGCCGGCACTGCGCGAATGGCAGGGCACCATCCAGTGGATCTTCGCCAGCCCCTTCCGACCCCGGCATCCGCGCAAGAACTGGTTCGTCGCCGTGCAGCGCTGCGAGCCGCCGCGCCAGCTGGCCATGGACGGCGAGATCCAGTTCCAGGCCTGCAAGGCTTCAGGCAAGGGCGGCCAGCATGTCAACACCACGGACTCGGCCGTCCATGCCCTGCATGTGCCCAGCGGGATTGCCGTCAAGGTCATGAGCGAACGCAGCCAGCATGCCAACAAGCGGCTGGCACGCGAGCTGCTGGCCATCAAGCTGGCGCAGCACAATGCGCGCAGCCAGGGGCAGGCCCAGCGCCTGCGCAGCCAGCAGCACTGGGAAGTCGAGCGCGGCCAGGCCGTCAAGGTCTTCCGCCTGTAA
- a CDS encoding sulfite exporter TauE/SafE family protein, which yields MWNEGWMAAAAIAVFGLAGCVKGVVGLGLPTVSMALLAVFMPPAQAAALLLLPSLVTNLVQMRPVAGLRPLLQRLGWMQLGIVLGTLGGVALWGGVGSLSAARPALGLALVMYALWGLSGLRWQTPAPHQAWLGAVCGLLTGAITAVTGVFVVPAVAFLQSLGLSRPALMQAMGLCFTTSTLALGAGLLWQGQGLGAQAQEMGLGLLASALMLIPALAGMHWGELLREKLSPELFRKLLMLSLLALGVYLCF from the coding sequence ATGTGGAATGAAGGCTGGATGGCTGCGGCAGCCATTGCCGTGTTTGGACTGGCGGGTTGTGTCAAAGGCGTGGTGGGTCTGGGCCTGCCCACAGTTTCCATGGCCTTGCTGGCGGTGTTCATGCCGCCCGCGCAGGCGGCGGCCCTGCTGCTTTTGCCATCGCTGGTGACGAATCTGGTGCAGATGCGGCCCGTGGCAGGTTTGCGGCCCTTGCTGCAGCGTCTGGGCTGGATGCAGCTGGGCATCGTGCTGGGCACGCTGGGAGGTGTGGCCCTCTGGGGTGGAGTCGGCAGCCTGTCCGCAGCCAGACCGGCGCTGGGCCTGGCGCTGGTGATGTACGCCCTGTGGGGGCTGTCGGGCCTGCGCTGGCAGACGCCGGCGCCGCACCAGGCCTGGCTGGGGGCAGTATGCGGCCTGCTGACGGGCGCCATCACGGCGGTGACCGGTGTCTTTGTCGTGCCTGCCGTGGCCTTTCTGCAGTCGCTGGGCCTGTCCCGCCCCGCGCTCATGCAGGCCATGGGCCTGTGCTTTACCACCTCCACGCTGGCCCTGGGGGCCGGTTTGCTCTGGCAGGGCCAGGGACTGGGCGCGCAGGCGCAGGAGATGGGGCTGGGACTGCTGGCTTCGGCCCTGATGCTGATTCCGGCCCTGGCCGGCATGCACTGGGGCGAGCTGCTGCGCGAAAAACTCTCGCCCGAGCTTTTCCGGAAGCTGCTGATGCTCAGTCTTCTGGCTCTGGGTGTCTACCTGTGCTTCTGA
- a CDS encoding LysR substrate-binding domain-containing protein, whose amino-acid sequence MRFDLTDLQLFVHILDSGTLTAAAQRSHLTLASASERVRGMEALLGTALLIRQARGVQPTAAGHTLGQHARQVLSQMQRLRGAMGEFGAGLAGQIRLRGNTSAVREHLPLAVSGFLRQHPQIALELQECPSSEVLAGLRQGLCDIGVAAWDAEDSCALAGLHCLPWRPDPLAAALPLGHALAGRLQLPLAELLHENWVGLPRDSALQQLLQKQALRINDRLLRIQVQLQHFEGLCQLVGQGVGIAVLPLAAVQRHGAATGVVAVPLSDAWAQRKLLLCTPAATASQSLPAQQLHAQLLQTT is encoded by the coding sequence ATGCGCTTTGACCTGACCGACCTCCAGCTGTTTGTGCACATCCTCGACAGCGGCACGCTGACAGCGGCCGCACAGCGCAGCCATCTCACGCTGGCCTCGGCCAGCGAGCGCGTGCGCGGCATGGAGGCGCTTCTGGGCACGGCGCTGCTCATTCGCCAGGCACGCGGCGTGCAGCCCACGGCTGCAGGCCATACTCTGGGCCAGCATGCGCGCCAGGTGCTCAGCCAGATGCAGCGCCTGCGCGGAGCCATGGGTGAATTCGGCGCTGGCCTGGCCGGGCAGATCCGGCTGCGCGGCAATACCTCGGCCGTGCGCGAGCATCTGCCGCTGGCCGTCAGCGGCTTTCTGCGCCAGCACCCGCAGATTGCGCTGGAGCTGCAGGAATGCCCCAGCAGCGAAGTGCTGGCCGGACTGCGCCAGGGCCTGTGTGATATCGGAGTGGCGGCCTGGGATGCCGAAGACAGCTGTGCCCTGGCAGGCCTGCACTGCCTGCCCTGGAGGCCGGACCCGCTGGCCGCCGCCTTGCCGCTGGGCCATGCGCTGGCCGGGCGCCTGCAACTGCCGCTGGCCGAGCTGCTGCATGAGAACTGGGTCGGCCTGCCCCGTGACTCCGCCTTGCAGCAGCTGCTGCAGAAACAGGCCTTGCGGATCAATGACAGGCTGCTGCGCATCCAGGTCCAGCTGCAGCATTTCGAGGGGCTGTGCCAGCTCGTGGGCCAGGGCGTGGGCATTGCCGTGCTGCCGCTGGCCGCCGTGCAGCGCCACGGCGCCGCCACCGGCGTGGTGGCCGTACCTCTTTCCGACGCCTGGGCACAGCGCAAGCTGCTGCTGTGCACGCCCGCCGCGACGGCCTCCCAGTCATTGCCTGCGCAGCAACTGCACGCGCAACTGCTACAGACCACGTAG
- the yegQ gene encoding tRNA 5-hydroxyuridine modification protein YegQ produces MRDNSAIMTLKAPELLLPAGSLDKMRAAYDFGADAVYAGQPRYSLRARNNEFRLEQIGQGIAEAHARGKKFFLTSNLIAHNDKVRTYLRDIEPIIAMKPDAMIMADPGLIMMVKEKWPEQEIHLSVQANTTNHATVKFWQKMGVSRIILSRELSLDEIEKIRQECPDMELEVFVHGALCIAYSGRCLLSGYFNRRDPNQGTCTNACRWDYKTHDAAVDPNTGEALGQTMENGFNFEEAKNDLDNQFTSTCGDQQRHPKADAIYLLEEKGRPGEMMPIMEDEHGTYIMNSKDLRAVEHVERLTRIGVDSLKIEGRTKSLYYVARTAQTYRRAIDDAVAGRPFNPELITELEGLANRGYTGGLLERRPANDYQNYETGHSVLQRSHFVGAVRGWADGMAEIETMNRFAVGDTIEVIHPQGNRRVLLEKMFNLEGQPVEVAQGNPVRVRIPLEGPVEGALISRLL; encoded by the coding sequence ATGCGGGACAATAGCGCCATCATGACCCTCAAAGCCCCCGAACTGCTGCTGCCTGCCGGCTCGCTCGACAAGATGCGCGCCGCCTACGACTTTGGTGCCGACGCCGTCTACGCCGGCCAGCCGCGCTACAGCTTGCGCGCGCGCAACAACGAATTCCGCCTGGAGCAGATCGGCCAGGGCATTGCCGAGGCCCATGCGCGCGGCAAGAAGTTCTTCCTGACCAGCAATCTGATTGCGCACAACGACAAGGTCCGCACCTATCTGCGCGACATCGAGCCCATCATCGCCATGAAGCCCGACGCCATGATCATGGCTGACCCCGGGCTCATCATGATGGTCAAGGAAAAGTGGCCCGAGCAGGAAATTCATCTGTCCGTGCAGGCCAACACCACCAACCACGCCACCGTGAAGTTCTGGCAGAAGATGGGCGTCTCGCGCATCATCCTGTCGCGCGAGCTGAGCCTGGACGAGATCGAGAAGATCCGCCAGGAATGCCCCGACATGGAGCTGGAAGTGTTTGTGCATGGCGCGCTGTGCATCGCCTACTCGGGTCGCTGCCTGCTGTCTGGCTACTTCAACCGCCGCGATCCCAACCAGGGCACCTGCACCAACGCCTGCCGCTGGGACTACAAGACGCATGACGCGGCCGTGGACCCCAACACCGGCGAGGCACTGGGCCAGACCATGGAGAACGGCTTCAACTTCGAAGAAGCCAAGAACGATCTGGACAACCAGTTCACCAGCACCTGCGGCGACCAGCAGCGCCATCCCAAGGCCGATGCCATCTATCTGCTCGAGGAAAAAGGCCGCCCTGGCGAGATGATGCCCATCATGGAAGATGAGCATGGCACCTACATCATGAACTCCAAGGACCTGCGCGCCGTGGAGCATGTGGAGCGTCTGACCAGGATCGGCGTGGACTCGCTCAAGATCGAAGGCCGCACCAAGAGCCTGTACTACGTGGCCCGCACGGCCCAGACCTACCGCCGCGCCATCGACGACGCCGTGGCCGGACGCCCGTTCAACCCCGAGCTGATCACCGAACTCGAAGGTCTGGCCAACCGCGGCTATACCGGCGGCCTGCTGGAGCGCCGCCCTGCCAACGACTACCAGAACTACGAAACCGGCCACAGCGTGCTGCAGCGCAGCCACTTCGTGGGCGCGGTGCGCGGCTGGGCCGACGGCATGGCCGAGATTGAAACCATGAACCGTTTCGCCGTGGGCGACACCATCGAAGTGATTCATCCCCAGGGCAACCGGCGGGTTTTGCTGGAGAAGATGTTCAACCTCGAAGGCCAGCCCGTGGAAGTCGCACAGGGCAACCCCGTGCGCGTGCGCATTCCGCTGGAAGGCCCTGTGGAAGGTGCGCTGATTTCGCGACTGCTGTAA